ACGCCACCGTGCGCACGTCTTCGCTGAAGGTCACGGTAAATTCGAGGGTCTGGTTCGTCGTAGGGTTTTGCGCGCCGGCCTTGCGCGTGATCGAGAGCACTGTCGGACCCGTGATATCCACGAGCCAGCCCGCGAAACCCTGGCCTAGCGCGCTCGCGCAAAGGTCCTTGTAGCCGGTCACGTTCAAATGGATCGGGTCGTCGCCGTCTGCCGCCATGCCGGCGCGCGGCCCGGGATACACCGGGTTCCCGCCCGGATACGGCGAATAAGCCGGCGGCCAGCCCGGGAACGGTGCTGTGCCGGCGGCGAAGGGCGCCCGATAGACGAAACCGGCGTCAATGAAACCGGGGTGACCGTGCCGGTACTGCTGCAACCCCCAGTTATGCACATAGAGCACGCGGCTCCGGGAGCTGGCGATGGCGCGCTTGCGCAGGCCCATATTCGTAAACGCGGCATTCACCTGGCTGGGCGACGGATTGCCCAGATTAACCTGCATCAGTTGCGCGCCCTGAATGCCCGCCAGCGAAGTCTCCCAAAGGTTCACATAATCATAATCAATGAGGCCTACCTTCATGTCAGAACGCAGACCGAGGCAGAAATCCACCACGGTCGTCAGGTCGTTCTGTATGCGGTCGAATAGCGCGCTCTCTTCCGTGGGCGACAGACCCGTATGCCAGCCCCCCGCCGCCTGCCCCGCGAGCATATCATTGCCGCCCAGACTCAGATGTATGATGTCGATGGTGGGATTTGCCGCAAGGGCCTGCTGGACCAAGGCAAGCGCGCCCGGGTCTTTCCAGACGGACGCCGTCGTGCCGCCGATCGCTGTAGTCGAGCCCTCCGCGCCCCATTGGCTCAACCCATAGGTGCTCAGCACCGCGGGCCAGGCGTTGTCATCCCACGCGTATTCCGCCCAACTGTCGCCCACAAGCAGAATGCGCTTCGTCTGGGCCTCCGCCGCACGCGTCAGCAGTACCAAGAGGAAAACGGCCACCAGTAGCGAATGGACGCCGCAGTCACAGCCCGCTCTTACACGCTGTCGCATACTCATGGGTGGTCCTCTTTCTCTCTCGCGACTTGAACCCGCCGGTTAAGTTCCCTTTCGGGCCACGGCGCCCGTCGCCTCATCGGATGGTCCCCGCCGGGAAGAAGCAGTTATAGGTAAGCATCGACGGATGATAGCCCTATGACCTTGAAAAGGTGCGGACATTAGAGCACTCCTTCCTTAAGGTACCACAACGCCGCCAACTTTTCCACTGGGGTCCTATACAAATCAAATACAAATATTTCTGGTTGCATATTGGATGAACTCCGCCGCGTTATCCGGTTCCGGAGTCGGCGCATGCCGCTTGCAGTCTTTTCCCGTGCGCGTTAGACTCAGGTACAAGGGAGGCAAACGTTCCTATGCTCGAAACCGTGGATTTGGAAACGAAGTTGGGTAAAGAGGAATACAAGGCGGCCTTGGACGAACTCGACGTCCGGCTGCCGACGCTGCAGCGGGGCTTGCATTCGGCGGGGGTACCTGTACTGATAGTGTTCGAAGGATGGGAGGCGGCGGGCAAGGGCACCGTATTGAGCCGGCTCCTTCAGGCGCTCGACCCCCGCGGTTTCAAGGTTCACGCGATTGCGCCCGCGGCCGAACGGGACCGCTTCTGGCCCCCGATGTGGCGCTTCTGGAAGCTGCTCCCCGCCGACGGCGCCATTGCCATATTTGACAGAAGCTGGTACCTGCAAGTTCTCGAGGAATACGTGGAAAACGGGTGCGACGGGCGCGCGGCGCAATCCGCGTATGAACGCATCCGGGCTTTCGAACGCCAACTCACCGACGGCGGCGCGGTGATAGTAAAATTCTTTCTGCACATCAGTAAGAAAGAACAGGCGAAGCGGTTCAAGAAGCTCGAAGAAGACCCCGCGTTCGCGTGGCGCGTCGGCGAAGCGGAGCGGCGCCAGCAGAAGCGCTACGACGAGTATGCCCAGGCCGTCGAGGACATGCTGCGCGAGACGTCAACGCCGAATGCGCCCTGGACACTTGTGCCGGCCACCGACGAACGCTTCGCCCGCGTGAAGGTTGCTGAAACGCTCGCCGCGGCGCTTGCGAATCCAATGGCCGTGCGGCCGGCCACCCCGACCGAGGAACCTCAGAGCGCGCCGCGCCGTACAAGCCCCTTGGACCGCGTGGATGCGTCCATCACGGTTTCAGAGGAAACCTACGACGAAGAGCTGCCTCGGCTGCAAGAGGAACTGCGGCGTCTTCAGCACCTTTGCTACAAGCAGCGCAAGCCCGTGGTCATTGTCTACGAAGGGTGGGATGCCGCCGGCAAAGGGGGCAACATCCGCCGCTTTGTGCGCGAGCTTGACCCGCGCGGCTATGAGGTCGCGCCGTTTGCCGCGCCGCAGGGCGATGAAAAGACGCACCACTATCTCTGGCGGTTCTGGAGGGCGCTCCCGAAAGCGGGCCACTTTGCCATATTCGATCGCTCCTGGTATGGCCGCGTGCTGGTGGAACGGATCGAAGGATTCGCCACCTATCCGGAATGGGCGCGCGCCTATCGTGAAATCAACGAATTCGAGTCGGACCTTGCCGATTACGGGATGGTTGTCATCAAATTCTGGCTGCATATTTCGAAGGAAGAGCAATTGGCCCGATTCCAGGCGCGTCAGGACACCTCGGAGAAGCGTTGGAAGATCACGGACGAAGACTGGCGCAATCGCGAGAAGTGGGACTTGTATTGGCAAGCGGTGTCGGACATGCTCGAGCGCACGTCCACCGTCCGCGCGCCGTGGACCGTGGTCGAGGGCAACGACAAGCGCCACGCGCGCATCAAGACGCTGCGCACGGCCGTGAAGCGCATTGCCGCCGCACTCGAAGCGGCGCCTGGTTGAAATAGCGGGAGCCTCGGGTGAGGACTTGGGCGCTTGGCGGCTGGTGGTGTTATAATAACAATAATCAGGGGGCTTTGCGGCAAGCCGTTGTCCAGATGCGGGGGTTGGGTTGCAGTGGT
The window above is part of the Candidatus Hydrogenedentota bacterium genome. Proteins encoded here:
- a CDS encoding SGNH/GDSL hydrolase family protein — protein: MSMRQRVRAGCDCGVHSLLVAVFLLVLLTRAAEAQTKRILLVGDSWAEYAWDDNAWPAVLSTYGLSQWGAEGSTTAIGGTTASVWKDPGALALVQQALAANPTIDIIHLSLGGNDMLAGQAAGGWHTGLSPTEESALFDRIQNDLTTVVDFCLGLRSDMKVGLIDYDYVNLWETSLAGIQGAQLMQVNLGNPSPSQVNAAFTNMGLRKRAIASSRSRVLYVHNWGLQQYRHGHPGFIDAGFVYRAPFAAGTAPFPGWPPAYSPYPGGNPVYPGPRAGMAADGDDPIHLNVTGYKDLCASALGQGFAGWLVDITGPTVLSITRKAGAQNPTTNQTLEFTVTFSEDVRTVA
- a CDS encoding phosphate--AMP phosphotransferase yields the protein MLETVDLETKLGKEEYKAALDELDVRLPTLQRGLHSAGVPVLIVFEGWEAAGKGTVLSRLLQALDPRGFKVHAIAPAAERDRFWPPMWRFWKLLPADGAIAIFDRSWYLQVLEEYVENGCDGRAAQSAYERIRAFERQLTDGGAVIVKFFLHISKKEQAKRFKKLEEDPAFAWRVGEAERRQQKRYDEYAQAVEDMLRETSTPNAPWTLVPATDERFARVKVAETLAAALANPMAVRPATPTEEPQSAPRRTSPLDRVDASITVSEETYDEELPRLQEELRRLQHLCYKQRKPVVIVYEGWDAAGKGGNIRRFVRELDPRGYEVAPFAAPQGDEKTHHYLWRFWRALPKAGHFAIFDRSWYGRVLVERIEGFATYPEWARAYREINEFESDLADYGMVVIKFWLHISKEEQLARFQARQDTSEKRWKITDEDWRNREKWDLYWQAVSDMLERTSTVRAPWTVVEGNDKRHARIKTLRTAVKRIAAALEAAPG